The following proteins come from a genomic window of Paenibacillus swuensis:
- a CDS encoding type 2 periplasmic-binding domain-containing protein: MRKMYKATTLLLISMMILSLLAACSGNTKNEPAANNAPNSSEGATANEGGNAPETEEPLKLTFFDKNTGDTFTNDVAKEITKRTGITLEIQQPTGNPAEKLNLMLASNDLPDIILMDRGSDIVNKYIAAGAILPLNDLIDELGPDIKTMYGDTLKKTRYKDGKNYYLSNWYGLDKDPVFGMNIRQDILRELAPDKADGGVPFTTDEYLALLKAFKAKYPQIDGKNTVPITMNAENMGAMLATFKGMWGMKTYYEDNGQLKFDVKDPRYLEMLLYMNKLYTEGLMDKDWAISKKQTWEQKLSNGFVFSSPGAYWDVGASNTSLKKAGGGEEKQLFAYKVVAPGTDPAQTTFGPRGTMGWDAIAISKTNKDPERTMKLINFLASEEGQYLLLWGIEGVHWDMKDGKHVPKPELIQQFKEDWDATAKKTGVRKWAWFIKNGNGSDGTPYDMPGKYDRGTDAKMATKSLLDSVWDSSPYDNLGPEGGTPDSLINQKIQDIFKQQIPKIIISASANDAKANYDKMLADMKAAGDEKIEKIINEKYQERLELWK, translated from the coding sequence ATGCGCAAAATGTATAAAGCCACAACGCTGTTGTTGATTAGTATGATGATCTTGTCCTTGTTGGCAGCCTGCTCGGGCAATACCAAGAATGAACCTGCAGCGAACAATGCCCCGAATTCTTCGGAAGGCGCAACAGCGAATGAAGGCGGGAACGCTCCGGAAACGGAAGAGCCGCTTAAGCTGACTTTCTTCGATAAGAACACAGGAGACACATTTACGAATGACGTGGCCAAGGAAATTACCAAGCGGACCGGGATAACGCTGGAGATTCAGCAGCCAACCGGAAATCCCGCGGAGAAACTAAACCTGATGCTCGCGAGTAATGATTTGCCGGATATCATCCTTATGGATCGCGGCAGTGACATCGTGAATAAATACATTGCGGCGGGCGCAATTCTTCCGTTAAATGACCTGATTGATGAGCTGGGACCGGATATTAAGACGATGTACGGCGACACATTGAAGAAAACCCGGTATAAAGACGGTAAAAACTATTACTTGTCCAACTGGTATGGGCTGGATAAAGATCCGGTATTCGGGATGAATATCCGACAGGATATATTGCGGGAATTAGCCCCGGATAAAGCCGACGGCGGCGTTCCGTTCACAACGGATGAATACCTGGCATTATTGAAAGCGTTTAAAGCGAAGTATCCTCAAATCGACGGGAAGAATACCGTTCCTATAACGATGAACGCTGAGAACATGGGAGCCATGCTGGCAACGTTCAAAGGGATGTGGGGAATGAAGACGTACTACGAAGATAACGGACAACTGAAATTTGATGTGAAAGATCCCCGTTATCTCGAAATGTTGTTGTATATGAACAAGCTGTATACGGAAGGGCTGATGGATAAAGATTGGGCGATCAGCAAGAAACAGACTTGGGAACAGAAGCTGTCGAACGGTTTCGTATTCTCTTCTCCCGGGGCGTACTGGGATGTAGGCGCTTCGAATACGTCCCTGAAGAAAGCGGGCGGCGGCGAAGAGAAGCAACTGTTCGCTTATAAAGTGGTTGCGCCGGGAACAGATCCCGCACAGACTACATTCGGTCCGCGCGGCACGATGGGCTGGGATGCGATTGCCATTTCCAAGACGAATAAAGATCCGGAAAGAACGATGAAGTTAATTAACTTTCTGGCTAGTGAGGAAGGACAGTACCTACTCTTGTGGGGTATTGAGGGCGTGCACTGGGATATGAAGGACGGCAAGCATGTGCCGAAACCGGAATTGATTCAGCAGTTCAAAGAAGATTGGGACGCAACCGCGAAGAAAACCGGAGTCCGCAAATGGGCGTGGTTCATTAAGAACGGCAACGGTTCTGACGGGACACCATATGATATGCCGGGCAAATATGACCGCGGCACGGACGCCAAGATGGCCACGAAGAGTTTGCTGGATTCCGTATGGGACAGCTCTCCTTATGACAACCTGGGACCGGAAGGCGGAACGCCTGATTCCCTGATTAATCAGAAAATCCAGGACATCTTCAAGCAACAGATTCCAAAAATTATTATTTCCGCCAGTGCCAATGATGCTAAAGCCAATTACGATAAGATGTTAGCGGATATGAAGGCGGCCGGAGACGAGAAGATTGAGAAGATCATCAATGAAAAGTATCAGGAGAGATTGGAGTTGTGGAAATAA
- a CDS encoding carbohydrate ABC transporter permease, whose product MKTRSIGESVFLLAVYAILGFVFFITLYPFWNILVLSVNNASDTMRGGIYFWPREWDFSSFRQILSDSEILNAIKVTLARTIIGTPLTLIVICLLSYPLSKKDLVGGRPITLLFIFTMYFSGGLIPYYMILKSVNLIDSFWVYILPGLMNVFHMILVRTFMQQLPGELEESAKIDGANDLQIFYKVILPLCLPVLATIGMFTAIGHWNAWFDSYVFTYKPSLKTLQAVLVKILNQYQTSNMVSDAQKIADSAKKMAVSSDSIRMAATVVSTLPIILVYPFLQKYFVKGMTLGAVKS is encoded by the coding sequence ATGAAAACAAGAAGCATCGGAGAATCGGTATTCCTCCTGGCGGTATACGCAATCCTTGGCTTCGTATTCTTCATCACATTGTATCCGTTCTGGAACATTCTTGTTTTATCGGTCAACAATGCTTCAGATACGATGAGAGGGGGCATCTATTTCTGGCCGCGTGAATGGGATTTCAGCAGTTTCCGCCAAATTTTGTCCGATTCCGAGATTCTGAATGCCATCAAAGTTACGCTTGCCCGGACGATTATCGGCACACCGCTAACCCTTATTGTCATCTGTCTGTTGTCCTATCCTCTTAGCAAAAAGGACCTGGTGGGCGGAAGGCCGATTACGCTGCTGTTCATCTTCACGATGTATTTCAGCGGAGGGCTGATTCCGTACTATATGATTCTTAAGAGTGTTAACCTCATTGACTCGTTCTGGGTTTACATCCTCCCCGGGTTAATGAATGTGTTTCATATGATACTCGTTCGAACGTTCATGCAGCAGCTGCCGGGCGAACTTGAAGAATCCGCGAAGATTGACGGCGCCAACGACTTGCAGATATTCTACAAAGTCATCTTGCCTCTGTGTTTACCGGTATTGGCTACAATCGGTATGTTCACCGCAATCGGGCACTGGAACGCGTGGTTTGATTCCTATGTGTTCACCTACAAGCCGAGTTTGAAAACACTGCAGGCCGTTCTCGTCAAAATTCTGAATCAATATCAGACCAGCAACATGGTATCCGATGCCCAGAAGATTGCCGATTCAGCCAAGAAAATGGCGGTTTCCTCGGATTCGATCCGGATGGCCGCAACGGTGGTATCCACATTGCCGATCATCTTGGTGTATCCGTTTTTGCAGAAATATTTTGTCAAAGGAATGACGTTGGGCGCAGTCAAAAGTTAA